One segment of Marvinbryantia formatexigens DSM 14469 DNA contains the following:
- a CDS encoding ThiF family adenylyltransferase has product MTEENQFSRTELLIGKDNLDRLSRARVAVFGVGGVGGYVVEALARSGVGTLDLIDSDKVASSNLNRQIIATYNTIGQYKVDAARERVLSINPQAVVNAYRTFYLPETAAQFDFASYDYVVDAIDTVTGKLMLAEQAQKSGTPIISSMGAGNKMDASAFEVADIYETSVCPLAKVMRRELKKRGIRKLKVVYSKETPLTPRTEDRICGQAAEKACGQDGEQTEQVCTAGNAANGSAGNVQEAAVGRRRQTPGSMAFVPAVAGLIIAGEVVRDLIGM; this is encoded by the coding sequence ATGACAGAAGAAAATCAGTTTTCCAGAACAGAGCTTTTAATTGGAAAAGATAATCTGGATCGCCTTTCGCGTGCCAGAGTGGCAGTGTTCGGCGTGGGCGGCGTGGGCGGCTATGTGGTAGAGGCGCTTGCGCGCAGCGGCGTCGGCACGCTGGATTTGATTGATTCAGATAAAGTGGCGTCCAGCAATCTGAACCGCCAGATTATTGCCACATATAATACGATCGGACAGTACAAGGTGGATGCCGCCAGAGAGCGTGTGCTTTCGATTAATCCGCAGGCGGTGGTGAATGCTTACCGTACATTTTACCTGCCGGAGACGGCGGCGCAGTTTGATTTTGCCTCTTATGATTATGTGGTAGATGCGATTGATACGGTGACCGGAAAGCTGATGCTGGCGGAGCAGGCGCAGAAAAGCGGCACCCCGATTATCAGCTCGATGGGAGCGGGCAACAAGATGGATGCCTCGGCGTTTGAGGTCGCAGATATTTATGAGACATCCGTCTGCCCGCTTGCAAAAGTAATGCGCAGAGAGCTGAAAAAACGCGGTATCCGGAAATTAAAGGTCGTATATTCAAAAGAGACACCGCTGACGCCGCGGACGGAAGACCGGATATGCGGTCAGGCTGCAGAGAAAGCGTGCGGACAGGACGGGGAGCAGACGGAGCAGGTCTGCACTGCCGGAAATGCAGCAAATGGTTCCGCCGGGAACGTGCAGGAAGCGGCAGTCGGCAGACGCCGCCAGACGCCGGGCAGCATGGCGTTTGTACCGGCAGTGGCGGGACTGATTATCGCCGGGGAGGTCGTGCGGGATTTAATTGGGATGTGA
- the rbr gene encoding rubrerythrin, which yields MNKYKGTQTEKNLQTAFSGESEARNKYTFFASVAKKEGYEQIASLFLKTAENEKEHAKMWFKELQGIGNTAENLLSAAEGENYEWTDMYKGFAETAEKEGFPELAAKFRLVAAIEKHHEERYRALLHNVEMAEVFAKSEVKVWECRNCGHIVVGTEAPEVCPTCAHPQSYFEVKAENY from the coding sequence ATGAACAAGTACAAAGGAACGCAGACAGAAAAGAATCTTCAGACGGCATTTTCCGGGGAATCAGAGGCGAGAAATAAGTATACCTTCTTTGCGTCTGTTGCGAAAAAAGAAGGCTATGAGCAGATTGCATCGCTGTTCTTAAAAACCGCAGAGAACGAAAAAGAACATGCAAAAATGTGGTTTAAGGAGCTGCAGGGTATTGGTAATACCGCGGAAAATCTGCTCAGTGCTGCCGAGGGCGAAAACTATGAGTGGACGGATATGTACAAGGGCTTTGCAGAGACCGCCGAGAAGGAGGGCTTTCCGGAGCTTGCAGCGAAATTCCGCCTTGTTGCCGCAATCGAGAAGCATCATGAAGAGCGTTACCGCGCACTGCTTCACAACGTAGAAATGGCGGAGGTATTTGCAAAGAGTGAAGTGAAGGTGTGGGAGTGCCGCAACTGTGGTCATATTGTTGTCGGAACCGAAGCGCCGGAGGTCTGTCCGACCTGTGCGCATCCGCAGTCTTATTTTGAAGTAAAAGCAGAAAATTATTAA
- a CDS encoding putative ABC transporter permease, with amino-acid sequence MTRLLFLFFTYAFLGWVFETVLVTLKQKKVVNRGFLNGPLCMIYGITAVILTVGLTSLKNNIFFLFVGSCIYATVTELLAGKFLEKYYHGRWWDYSKKKFNFDGYVCLDHSLFWGVLGVIVVKWLNPVLNRFYNANVPILMHTVIWILVGVLILDILGTTAVLLKANDRERYAASNRRLARFTAGLREKIADLVERRILRAYPLSPEPQGKKEKSRVFAEGCGFYKLFWLFMVGGLIGDLVETVFCRITIGRWMSRSSVVWGPFSIVWGLGFALFTAILYQHRKKSDSFLFIAGTVLGGAFEYLCSVFTEMVFGTIFWDYSHVPFNLAGRINLLYCFFWGIAAVIWFKFIYEKISGLIEKIPLRVGKVLTWILVVFMICNIAVSSLALGRYQERRAGIPAEAPWQQIMDEKYDDEVMRRIYPKAKDLDMRGKPAEEAAGQN; translated from the coding sequence ATGACAAGATTACTATTTCTGTTTTTTACGTATGCATTTTTGGGATGGGTGTTTGAAACCGTACTGGTAACGCTGAAGCAGAAAAAGGTGGTAAACCGGGGCTTTCTGAACGGACCGCTCTGCATGATTTACGGTATCACTGCTGTTATTCTGACTGTGGGTCTTACCTCACTGAAAAATAATATATTTTTCCTGTTTGTGGGGAGCTGCATTTATGCGACTGTGACGGAATTGCTGGCGGGTAAATTTCTGGAAAAATATTATCATGGGCGCTGGTGGGATTACAGCAAAAAGAAATTTAATTTTGACGGATATGTCTGCCTGGACCATTCGCTGTTCTGGGGCGTTCTCGGCGTGATTGTCGTAAAGTGGCTGAATCCGGTTCTGAACAGGTTCTATAATGCGAATGTGCCGATTCTGATGCATACTGTGATATGGATACTGGTCGGTGTGCTGATTCTTGATATTCTCGGAACAACTGCGGTGCTTCTGAAGGCAAATGACCGGGAACGTTATGCCGCGTCGAACCGGCGTCTTGCCAGATTTACCGCCGGACTGCGCGAAAAGATTGCCGATCTGGTCGAGCGGCGTATCCTGCGCGCTTATCCGCTTTCGCCGGAGCCGCAGGGCAAAAAGGAGAAAAGCAGGGTATTTGCGGAAGGATGCGGGTTTTATAAGCTGTTCTGGTTGTTTATGGTCGGAGGTCTGATTGGCGACCTGGTGGAGACGGTTTTCTGCAGGATTACGATCGGCAGATGGATGAGCCGCAGTAGTGTGGTCTGGGGACCGTTCAGTATTGTCTGGGGGCTGGGGTTTGCGCTTTTTACTGCCATCCTGTACCAGCACCGCAAGAAGTCAGACAGTTTTCTGTTCATCGCCGGGACTGTGCTGGGAGGCGCGTTTGAGTATCTCTGCAGCGTTTTCACGGAAATGGTTTTCGGGACGATTTTCTGGGATTACAGTCATGTGCCGTTTAATCTGGCAGGCCGCATAAATCTTTTGTATTGTTTCTTCTGGGGAATCGCCGCGGTCATCTGGTTTAAGTTTATCTATGAAAAGATTTCCGGACTGATTGAAAAGATACCGCTCCGGGTGGGAAAAGTTCTCACATGGATTCTGGTTGTATTTATGATATGTAACATAGCGGTTTCGTCGCTGGCGCTTGGACGTTACCAGGAGAGACGCGCGGGCATTCCTGCGGAAGCGCCGTGGCAGCAGATTATGGATGAGAAGTATGACGATGAAGTGATGCGCCGTATTTATCCGAAGGCAAAGGATCTGGACATGCGCGGAAAACCTGCGGAAGAGGCTGCCGGGCAGAATTAA
- a CDS encoding AraC family transcriptional regulator, which yields MIDQAGIRMAQGESIAGERIAGVNDNMMKSHYHNYYEIYYLEDGERYHMMQDDMYDMKPGELILFSPYIMHRSYGENDMPFKRIVLYFESSEVASKELLDALDENNGMYRPDAATRQKLHRMLEELIRQYENPSDFYKSYRRTLLNMFLFTMLMHTRRREPEQMEETGRTTQIVSYIHSHYQEDITLEQLAQKFYVSQFYLCREFKRYTNSTVVQYVNVTRVMNAQRKLMETDKTITEISRETGFSNLTHFNRVFKSVTGTTPSGYRKHHQNMQCL from the coding sequence ATGATTGACCAGGCGGGAATCCGGATGGCGCAGGGAGAGAGCATTGCCGGGGAGCGAATCGCGGGTGTAAATGATAATATGATGAAATCGCATTATCATAATTATTATGAGATATATTACCTGGAGGACGGGGAAAGGTATCATATGATGCAGGATGATATGTATGATATGAAACCCGGAGAGCTGATTTTGTTTTCTCCGTATATCATGCATCGTTCCTACGGAGAGAATGATATGCCGTTTAAGCGTATTGTGCTGTATTTTGAGAGCAGCGAGGTGGCGTCAAAGGAGCTTCTGGATGCGCTGGATGAAAATAACGGTATGTACAGACCGGACGCGGCGACGCGCCAGAAGCTGCATCGTATGCTGGAGGAGCTGATACGCCAGTATGAGAATCCGTCGGATTTTTACAAGAGCTACCGGCGCACGCTGCTGAATATGTTTCTGTTTACGATGCTGATGCATACGCGCAGGCGGGAACCGGAGCAGATGGAGGAAACCGGACGGACGACACAGATTGTCAGCTACATTCACAGCCATTACCAGGAGGACATTACCCTGGAGCAGCTTGCACAGAAATTTTATGTCAGTCAGTTTTATCTCTGCAGGGAATTTAAGCGTTATACAAACAGTACGGTTGTACAATATGTAAACGTCACACGGGTGATGAATGCGCAGCGCAAGCTGATGGAAACGGATAAAACGATAACAGAAATCAGCAGGGAGACAGGCTTTTCCAACCTTACCCATTTTAACCGGGTGTTTAAATCGGTCACGGGAACGACGCCGTCCGGGTACCGCAAGCACCACCAGAATATGCAGTGTCTGTAG
- a CDS encoding TIM-barrel domain-containing protein: protein MKICTRASSVTQQENYFSILTDGAELRLWFLTDSIVRIRAGFDGDFAEESYSLVLTAWEDRMDGFLKNYRRRIETAQAELTDGSDAAVIQGKLLKVVVEKDPLRICVYDAEGTCLHADIPDLAYQEDSNHRRIHTSEISPDDCFYGFGEKSGEFNKAQKFMNMSPKDAMGYNPKETDSLYKHIPFYIKLNRSTKKAVGYFYHNTYECDFDMGREKSNYWKMHSRYRADGGDVDLFLIAGPSVREVVERYTDLTGKSALLPRYALGYLGSSMYYPELEADCDDAIVEFIDTTREEQIPVDGFQLSSGYCTVETNVGVKRCVFTWNKKRFKDPKEFFRQMKERGITVTPNVKPGILLLHPMLEEMKEKDMFVKASDSDEPGVGTWWGGKGVFVDYTKASTREHWKKLLKENVLDYGTCSVWNDNCEYDSMVDKDCRCDFEGKGGTIGQLKSVMSNIMCHITDEAIHETFENTRPYIVCRSGHCGIQRYAQTWAGDNLTCWDALKYNIATILGMGLSGVASQGCDIGGFFGPAPEGELFIRWIQSGIFQPRFSIHSTNTDNTVTEPWMYSDLKDDIRRAIEFRYQLSPYLYSLTERAHETGLPIMEAMCSAFQNDPKCYDEGVDFMFGDSLLVANVVEKGAKTRSIYLPEGDTFYDFYTREAYAGGQTIEIPVTISSIPLYVRSGALIPIATNQMNNLATQQATGIRLLCAADKDNFFQLYEDDGVSMDYETGKYLKTVITMTTGERTYLDFKQEGSYETAVETMEIDMIHREKAPYWVTVDGEMIPHFLHRRKFEEAACGWYYSQRLKSVQIKYPNPKKDYQVLVSFEQFDLIGM from the coding sequence ATGAAAATCTGTACCAGAGCCTCGTCTGTAACACAGCAGGAAAACTATTTTTCCATTCTTACAGACGGCGCCGAGCTGAGACTGTGGTTTCTGACCGATTCCATTGTGCGCATCCGCGCCGGATTCGACGGGGACTTCGCGGAGGAATCCTACAGTCTGGTTCTTACCGCATGGGAAGACCGCATGGACGGCTTCCTGAAAAATTACCGCCGACGGATCGAAACCGCCCAGGCAGAGCTTACAGACGGCAGTGACGCCGCTGTAATCCAGGGTAAACTGCTGAAGGTGGTGGTAGAAAAAGACCCGCTGCGCATCTGCGTGTACGATGCGGAGGGTACCTGCCTGCACGCCGACATCCCGGACCTTGCCTACCAGGAGGACAGCAACCATCGCCGCATCCATACCAGCGAGATTTCGCCGGATGACTGCTTTTACGGCTTTGGCGAAAAGAGCGGAGAATTTAATAAGGCTCAGAAATTCATGAACATGAGCCCGAAGGATGCAATGGGTTATAACCCGAAGGAGACGGATTCGCTGTACAAGCACATTCCGTTCTACATTAAGCTGAACAGAAGTACGAAAAAAGCGGTGGGCTACTTCTATCACAACACTTACGAATGTGACTTTGACATGGGAAGAGAAAAAAGCAACTACTGGAAAATGCACAGCCGCTACCGTGCGGACGGCGGCGACGTTGACCTGTTTCTGATTGCCGGTCCGTCCGTGCGCGAGGTGGTGGAGCGCTACACAGACTTAACCGGAAAATCCGCTCTGCTTCCGCGCTATGCGCTTGGATACCTCGGTTCTTCCATGTACTATCCGGAGCTGGAGGCAGACTGCGACGACGCCATCGTAGAATTTATCGACACCACCAGAGAAGAGCAGATTCCGGTAGACGGCTTCCAGCTTTCCTCCGGCTACTGCACCGTGGAAACGAACGTCGGCGTAAAACGCTGCGTCTTCACCTGGAACAAAAAGCGCTTTAAGGACCCGAAAGAATTCTTCCGTCAGATGAAGGAGCGCGGCATCACGGTTACCCCGAACGTAAAACCGGGTATCCTGCTGCTTCACCCGATGCTGGAGGAAATGAAAGAAAAAGATATGTTTGTAAAAGCCAGCGACAGCGACGAACCGGGCGTGGGAACCTGGTGGGGCGGAAAGGGCGTATTTGTGGACTACACCAAAGCCTCCACCCGCGAGCACTGGAAAAAGCTGCTGAAGGAAAACGTCCTGGATTACGGCACCTGCTCCGTATGGAATGACAACTGCGAGTACGACAGCATGGTCGATAAAGACTGCCGCTGCGATTTCGAAGGCAAGGGCGGCACCATCGGACAGCTGAAATCCGTCATGTCAAACATTATGTGTCATATCACGGACGAAGCCATCCATGAAACCTTCGAAAATACCCGTCCGTATATTGTATGCCGTTCCGGTCACTGCGGTATACAGCGTTACGCACAGACCTGGGCAGGCGACAATCTGACCTGCTGGGACGCGCTGAAATACAATATTGCCACCATCCTCGGCATGGGCTTAAGCGGCGTGGCAAGCCAGGGCTGCGATATCGGCGGATTCTTCGGTCCGGCGCCGGAGGGTGAGCTGTTTATCCGCTGGATTCAGAGCGGAATCTTCCAGCCGCGTTTTTCCATCCACTCCACCAACACAGACAACACCGTAACGGAACCGTGGATGTACAGCGACCTGAAGGATGATATCCGCCGCGCCATCGAATTCCGCTATCAGTTGAGTCCGTATCTGTACTCTCTGACAGAGCGCGCGCACGAGACCGGTCTTCCGATTATGGAGGCAATGTGCAGCGCCTTCCAGAATGACCCGAAATGCTACGATGAGGGCGTCGACTTTATGTTCGGTGACTCCCTGCTGGTGGCAAATGTTGTGGAAAAGGGTGCAAAGACGCGCAGCATCTATCTGCCTGAGGGTGACACCTTCTACGATTTCTATACAAGAGAAGCTTACGCAGGCGGACAGACCATTGAAATTCCGGTAACTATCAGCAGCATCCCGCTGTATGTAAGAAGCGGCGCGCTGATTCCGATTGCAACCAATCAGATGAACAATCTCGCCACACAGCAGGCGACCGGCATCCGGCTTCTGTGCGCGGCAGACAAAGACAATTTCTTCCAGTTATATGAGGACGACGGCGTTTCTATGGACTATGAGACAGGAAAATATCTGAAAACTGTCATTACCATGACGACCGGCGAGCGCACTTATCTTGATTTCAAACAGGAAGGCAGCTATGAAACAGCCGTTGAGACTATGGAAATCGACATGATTCACCGCGAGAAAGCCCCGTACTGGGTAACCGTGGACGGCGAAATGATTCCGCACTTCCTGCACAGACGCAAATTCGAGGAAGCGGCGTGCGGCTGGTATTACAGTCAGCGTCTGAAATCGGTTCAGATCAAATATCCGAATCCGAAGAAGGACTACCAGGTACTTGTATCCTTTGAGCAGTTTGATTTAATTGGAATGTAA
- a CDS encoding TRAP transporter substrate-binding protein, with amino-acid sequence MKKLAAITAAFALTAAALTGCAANGASDSASATAENPLVLTLAHGLSETHTVHIAMVEFAEEVEEKTDGRIKVQIFPNGQLGSENENMEQLMAGVISMTKVSAPGLATYNEAYHTFGLPYIFDDTEDFYHIMDSDEMQDFFLSSADDGFVTLTYYTSGARSFYTKDRAIRTPADLKGLKIRVQDMKSQTDMLEALGGIPVAMSYGDVYTSLQTGIIDGTENNETALTTGKHGEICKVYSTDQHAMIPDVMVMSAKVWETISPEDQQIILEAAHASTESHKIAWDAAIEEAIEEASTTMGVEFVNDVDKEAFREATSGMIDEYCAQYPGVQNLLDIINSIK; translated from the coding sequence ATGAAAAAATTAGCAGCAATTACCGCGGCATTTGCTCTTACTGCCGCCGCACTGACAGGATGCGCCGCAAACGGTGCCAGCGACAGTGCCAGCGCAACAGCAGAAAATCCGCTGGTGCTCACGCTGGCGCACGGGCTCAGCGAAACGCATACCGTGCATATCGCAATGGTGGAATTTGCCGAAGAGGTAGAAGAAAAAACAGACGGCAGAATCAAAGTCCAGATTTTCCCGAACGGACAGCTCGGCTCGGAAAATGAAAATATGGAACAGCTCATGGCAGGCGTTATCTCCATGACCAAGGTATCCGCACCGGGACTTGCCACCTACAACGAGGCTTACCATACCTTCGGACTTCCCTATATTTTTGATGACACTGAGGATTTCTACCATATTATGGATTCCGACGAAATGCAGGATTTCTTCCTTTCCTCCGCGGATGACGGCTTTGTAACGCTGACCTACTATACGTCCGGCGCCCGTTCCTTCTATACGAAAGACCGCGCTATCCGCACACCGGCAGATTTGAAAGGTCTGAAAATCCGTGTGCAGGATATGAAATCCCAGACGGATATGCTGGAAGCTCTCGGCGGAATTCCGGTTGCCATGTCCTACGGCGATGTATACACTTCCCTGCAGACCGGTATCATTGATGGTACGGAAAACAATGAAACCGCACTGACCACTGGAAAACACGGCGAAATCTGCAAGGTCTATTCCACAGACCAGCATGCAATGATTCCGGACGTTATGGTCATGAGCGCAAAGGTGTGGGAAACCATCAGCCCGGAGGACCAGCAGATTATTCTGGAGGCTGCCCATGCATCTACGGAAAGCCACAAGATTGCCTGGGATGCGGCAATCGAAGAAGCCATCGAGGAGGCTTCCACCACGATGGGCGTGGAATTTGTAAACGATGTAGATAAGGAAGCATTCCGCGAAGCAACCAGCGGTATGATTGATGAATATTGTGCACAGTATCCAGGTGTACAGAACCTGCTCGATATCATCAATTCCATAAAGTAA